The genomic window ACCAGTGCATGTTCTGCCGCACGCCGCTGAAGCACGGCCACCTGGCCACGCTGCACGTGTCGGAGCACGTCGACGCGCTGAAGAGACGGGAGGCCGAGCGCGAGGAGCGAGGCGGCGGCCGTCGGGAGGGGAGCGAGGCGCTCCGGAGCACAGGCACGCCGCCCCCAGCAGGCGGCCAGAGGCGACCCAGGACACCCCTAACCCCCGCCGCCTCGGCCGCGCGTTCCCCCTCCGGATCCAGGCGGTTACGCTCCGACGGCAGGGTCTCGAAGGGAAGTCCGGCCCCCTCGCCCGGTGCCAAGGTCAACGGACACCTgaagggccccgccccccaccagcAGCGCCCCCCCCTGCCGGTCCTAGAGGATAAACCTGCGACAACAGACCCCCCGCCCAGCGAGCCCCCCCGGCCGCCCACACAAACCGCCGGACGTCTGGAAGCGGCGTCTGCGGTCGCCGCGGAGACCTGCTGCCCGGTCGCGGGCTGCCCCTGGCGCGCCGCCCTGTCCCGGAGCTCGGTGGCGCTGCTGTACCACGCGCTGGAGGCCCACCCCcgcgaccacgcccccctgcgGCTGGCCTTCAGCGTGTTCGACGGGCAGTGCAGCGTGTGCCTGCGCGTGCTCTGGAGCTTCCAGCACTACCGGCACCACGTGGAGCGCCACCGCCTCGCCCCGCGCCACCCCTGCCTCCACCGGGGCTGCGGCGCGCGCTTCAGGACGGCCATGGAGATGAGGCGCCACTCCCGGAGGCaccgccccctgcaggccggcTGCTGCGTGCCCGGCTGCTCGCGCCTCTTCATCTGCCTCTGGGCGCTGAACCTCCACGAGCGGGAGCACTACACCACCGGCGGCGACGCCGAGGCTCGCGGGGCGGCGGACCCCGGGGCCAGGAGGACGGGGGCCAGGCCGGACCCCGCCCAGGCTACCCCCGCACGGGCCAAGGGTCGCCTGAAGGTCAGCGAGCGGGCCGCGGAGGCGGAGCCTCACTCGGAGGTCAGAGCGGGGGGTTCGGGGACGAGGAGGTCTCCAGGTTCCAGGCGGGTCCAGGGTGTTCAGGGTCCCGCCCATTGCCCAGCCGGACCCCGCAGTGCGGCCTCACACAAGCAGAGGAGAACGCCTTCGAGACCAAGAGCTGAGCCCGTTCAGCCAGCCCCGGTCGCCAGCGGCAACAGGATGAGACGGGGTCTCAGCGGCAGGCCGGTCAAACTCGACACCGACGGCCACAAAACGAAGAATCCTCCCGCGACGTCGACGGAGTCGAGTACGACAGCAGCTGTTCAGAAACCAGCTCGCAAACGGGAAGCTGGACTCATTTTGGCGGAAGAACGGCAGTCCTATCACAAATCAAGGTTAACCTCAAAGTTCCACGAAAAGTCGGCTCCTTTAGACCAGGAACAGTCGGCTCCTTTAGACCAGGAACAGTCGGCTCCTTTAGACCAGGAACAGTCGGCTCCTTTAGACCAGGAACAGTCGGCTCCTTTAGACCAGGAACAGTCGGCTCCTTTAGACCAGGAACAGTTGGCTCCTTTAGACCAGGAACAGTCTTCAACTTTTGACCAGAAAGAGTCGGCACCTTTAGACCAGGAACAGTCGGCTCCTTTAGACCAGGGACAGTCGGCTCCTTTAGACCAGGAACAGTCGGCTCCTTTAGACCAGGAACAGTCGGCTCCTTTAGACCAGGAAGAGTCGGCACCTTTAGACCAGGAAGAGTCGGCTCCTTTAGACCAGGAAGAGTCGGCTCCTTTAGACCAGGGACAGTCGGCTCCTTTAGACCAGGAACAGTCGGCTCCTTTAGACCAGGAACAGTCGGCTCCTTTAGACCAGGAACAGTCTGCACCTTTAGACCAGGAACAGTCGGCTCCTTTCGACCAGGAACAGTCTGCACCTTTAGACCAGGAACAGTCTGCACCTTTAGACCAGAAAGAGTCGGCACCTTTAGACCAGAAAGAGTCGGCTCCTTTAGACCAGGAAGAGTCGGCACCTTTAGACCAGAAAGAGTCGGCTCCTTTAGACAAGGAACAGTCGGCAACTTTAGACCAGGAACAGTCGGCACCTTTAGACCAGGAACAGTCGGCACCTTTAGACCAGGAACAGTCTGTTCTTTTAGACCAGGAACAGTCTGCTCCTTTAGACCAGGAACAGTCGGCTCCTTTAGACCAGAAAGAGTCGGCTCCTTTAGACCAGAAAGAGTCGGCTCCTTTAGACCAGAAAGAGTCGGCTCCTTTAGACCAGAAAGAGTCGGCTCCTTTTGACCAGAAAGAGTCGGCTCCTTTTGACCAGGAAGAGTCGGCTCCTTTTGACCAGGAAGAGTCGGCTCCTTTTGACCAGGAAGAGTCGGCTCCTTTTGACCAGGAAGAGTCGGCTCCTTTTGACCAGGAAGAGTCGGCTCCTTTGGCCTCTAAAAAGCAAGAACAGTCGTCTTCTTTGACCTCTACAGAACAAGAACAGTCGTCTTCTTTGACCTCTACTGAACAAGAACAGTCGGCTTCTTTGACCTCTACAGAACAAGAACAGTCAGCTTCTTTGACCTCTACAGAACAAGAACAGTTGGCTCCTTTAGACCAAGAACAGTCGGCTCTTTTGGACCAAGAACAAGAACAGTCTGCTCCTTTGGCCTCTGTGGACCAGGAACAGTCGGCTCCTTTAGACCAGGAACAGTCGGCCTCTCCAGACCAGGAACATTCAGGGCCTTTAGACCAGGAACAGTCGGCTCCTTTGGACCAGGGACAGTCGGCTCCTTTGGACCAGGGACAGTCGGCTCCTTTGGACCAGGGACAGTCGGCTCCTTTGGACCAGGGACAGTCGGCTCCTTTATACCAGGAACAGTCGGCTCCTTTAGACCAGGATCAGTCGGCTCCTTTGGACTCTCCAGACCAGGAACAGCTGCAAATACATCAAGCGTCCAAAAAACACAAACCTATTTCAGCTGCTCCAAAGAATTCCGATGTTGATTTGGTAAAGAAGGGAAGGGTTGCCCATTTAAACAGCGGTCCAAAGACCAAAGCAGCCTCTACCGGCAACGCACCTGAATCAAAGTGCAGAACTCAGACCAAAATGAAAGATCTCAAAGTCGCCAAGGCAACAAAAACTGCCTTGGTCCCCAAGGCAACAAAAACTGCCTCGGTCACCAAGGCAACAAAAACTGCCTCGGTCACCAAGGCAACGAAAGCTTCCTCCGTCACCAAGGCAAAGAGAGCTCCCTCCGTCGCCAAGGCAACAAAATCAACCGCGGTCGCCAAGGCACCGAAAGCTCCCTCCGTCGCCAAGGCAACGAAAGCTCGCTCCGTCGCCAAGGCAACAGAGGTTACAGCGGTTGCCAAGGCAACGGAGGTTGCAGCCGTCACCCAGACGTGTGACGTTCCACAGGAGGCCCCCGCCACCGGGCCCTCCCCCGCCGGCCCCCATCAGCGGGGCGCGGGCGACGGCGTCGGCTACACGGTGCTGATCAACGGAGCGGCCGCCGTGAAGCGGAGGGCCGCGgacgaggccacgcccccctcctaCCGCAAGAACTACTTCCGCGCCCCGCCCACCACCTACCTGGACGAGCGCTTCACCAACATGCCCAAGCGCCGCAAGCACATGGCCATGTTCCGCTCGGCGGCGGCCCGGAGCCCGGAGCCCCGCGCCGCCGCCACGCGATGCCCCAGCTGCTTCAGCTCCTTCCTCCGGCAGGACGAGCTGCAGGCGCACCTCCGGGACCACCGCTGCTCCGGCATGTTCGGCTTCGACTCCGACGAAGGTGAGTGTGTGGCCAGTAGACCCCCGGATACCGTCAGATAGCCTGAGATACCGTCTGCTGACGTCATGTCCCCCCCCCGCAGACGACAGCTGAGCGTCCCGGGAGTCAGCTGGAGGCCGGGACACCTGGACCACGGCGAGACCGGGGCCGGCGGACACCTGGACCACGGCGAGACCGGGGCCGGCAGACACCTGGACCACGGCGAGACCGGGGCCGGCGGACACCTGGGGGCCGGGACACCAGGACCACGGCGAGACCGGGGCCGGCACACACCTGGGGGCTGGAGGGCGGGACACCAGGACCACGGCGAGACCGGGGCCGGCGGACACCTGGACCACGGCGAGACCAAGGCCGGCGGACACCTGGGGGCTGGAGGGCGGCGGAGACATTGGgttatggggggaggggggggcgtagAGATGTAGTATTAAAGTGCCTGGCCGGACGGACGCGTCCCGGCTGCAGAAAGCTGTGAAAGAGACTGAAGCCATAACACCTCCTTCACGTTTTGCGTTTTGCACTAGGCAGTCGACTGACCTTCCTTTTGGTTATTTTCTTCCGCGTTGATACTTGAAATATTTTGTAATAATGTAAACCGACGGTGATTCTGCCGCGCTTCATCAATTATTTAAACCTTCAGGGGGAGGAGCTTGCACTAGACTCACCGTAGGCCTCAACAGTGAGTGGATCAAGTGGGGGAGACGTTCTGGTTCTACTGCAGTACCGGCGACCGCCAGCGAGAGCAGTGGTCACCACAGGGCCTCTTATCAAAGAGCCTGCATTGAACCGGTTCATCACGTCTGAGTCGAGCACCGACAAAATGCGTCCTGGGAACGGTGCCACTGCGTCCTGGGAGCGTTGCCACTGCGTCCTGGGAGCGGTGCCACTGCGTCCTGGGAGCAGTGTCACTGCGTCCTGGGAGCGGTGCCACTGCGTCCTGGGAGCGTTGTCACTGTGTCCTGGGAGCAGTGCCACTGCGTCCTGGGAGCAGTGCCACTGCGTCCTGGGAGCGGTGCCACTGCGTCCTGGGAGCGGTGTCACTGCGTCCTGGGAGCGTTGCCACTGCGTCCTGGGAGCGGTGTCACTGCGTCCTGGGAGCGTTGTCACTGCGTCCTGGGAGCGGTGTCACTGCGTCCTGGGAGCGGTGCCACTGCGTCCTGGGAGCGGTGCCACTGCGTCCTGGGAGCGGTGCCACTGCGTCCTGGGAGCGGTGCCACTGCGTCCTGGGAGCGGTGCCACTGCGTCCTGGGAGCGGTGCCACTGCGTCCTGGGAGCGGTGCCACTGCGTCCTGGGAGCGGTGTCACTGTGTCCTGGGAGCGGTGCCACTGCGTCCTGGGAGCGTTGCCACTGCGTCCTGGGAGCGTTGTCACTGCATGTTTTGCTATCCAGGATCGTCTGATCCGTTACTTTTATGCCActttttaaaggggacctatcaaATGGATCCCAAACCGAGTTGGaagttttaaaaaaacaaaagggcagGTTTGATCCAGATCAAATGTAAGATCGGTTTACATTATCTGATTTTAGTTTGGAATCCCTCTTTAGCTTTGAAAAACCCATTTCCAATCTGTGATCCGAAATCCCCCTGGATATCTTTTGAGACACTGGGCCCAGGACATCAGGACTGTCCGGACTGACCCTCTCTTACGAGGACTGTCTGTTTTGCACGTCTGTTACGAGGACTGTCTGGTTTGAAGACGCATCTTTTGAGCGTTTCTAGTGAAGCGACCGGTTTAATTTATTGGCAGGCTTTATTTTCTATCTTTTGTAAATATTTGAAGAGTTTGGcttatatataagtatatacaAGGTTGTATTGTATACGGGTTTCAGGCCTGGGATTTTATAACACTGTTGAATCACAATAAAACTAATTCAGCGTTGCTGTTGAATTTTAAACCGTAAACCTCAAAAcatttcttggtttcttttgtATTCTTTGACTTCCATCGACATTCGTATCGGTCTATCGCACTGTGCTGTTCACGTTACAGCGCTTGAGTCAGATTAATACCGTTTTACTGATCCTTTTCGGTATTGTATGTTGGCATTAAGGGGGGCAAATGTTATCgtcgttttttttgtattgtaatATTCTAGCTCTAGACGGAGTCGGCCATTAAGGGGGCCGACGCTCGGTTGGAGCAAAGAAGAATCGTAGAATCAAATATTTTGTGCCAAAGATCAACAGGCGGTACCCCTGTTTTAGTCGTATCTTAAGTAACAGAAGGGGTACCCCTGTTTTAGTCTTATCTAAAGTAGCAGAAGGGGTACCCCTGTTTTAGTCGTATCTAAAGTAACAGAAGGGGTACCCCTGTTTTAGTCGTATCTAAAGTAGCAGAAGGGGTACCCCTGTTTTAGTCGTATCTAAAGTAGCAGAAGGGGTACCCCTGTTTTAGTCGTATCTAAAGTAACAGAAGGGGTACCCCTGTTTTAGTCGTATCTAAAGTAACAGAAGGGGTACCCCTGTTTTAGTCTTATCTAAAGTAACAGAAGGGGTACCCCTGTTTTAGTCGTATCTAAAGTAACAGAAGGGGTACCCCTGTTTTTGTCGTATCTAAAGTAACAGAAGGGGTACCCCTGTTTTAGTCGTATCTAAAGTAGCAGAAGGGGTACCCCTGTTTTAGTCGTATCTAAAGTAGCAGAAGGGGTACCCCTGTTTTAGTCGTATCTAAAGTAGCAGAAGGGGTACCCCTGTTTTAGTCGTATCTAAAGTAACAGAAGGGGTACCCCTGTTTTAGTCGTATCTAAAGTAGCAGAAGGGGTACCCCTGTTTTAGTCGTATCTAAAGTAGCAGAAGGGGTACCCCTGTTTTAGTCTTATCTAAAGTAGCAGAAGGGGTACCCCTGTTTTAGTCGTATCTAAAGTAACAGAAGCAACACCACGTTGTTTAGTTGTCGTTGCATAATAAAGCCTAAGGGTGTTTAGTCTTTATCTAAAGTAACGGGGGGGTACCCCTGGGTTTAGTCTTTAACAGAGGGGTACCCCTGGGTTTAGTCTTTAACAGAGGGGTACTCCTGGGTTTAGTCTTTATAGTAACAGAGGGGTACCCCTGGGTTTAGTCTTTATAGTAACAGAGGGGTACCCCTGGGTTTAGTCTTTAACAGAGGGGTACCCCTGGGTTTAGTCTTTATAGTAACAGAGGGGTACCCCTGGGTTTAGTCTTTATAGTAACAGAGGGGTACCCCTGGGTTTAGTCTTTATAGTAACAGAGGGGTACCCCTGGGTTTAGTCTTTATAGTAACAGAGGGGTACCCCTGGGTTTAGTCTTTATAGTAACAGAGGGGTACCCCTGGGTTTAGTCTTTATAGTAAGAGGGGTACCCCTGGGTTTAGTCTTTATAGTAACAGAGGGGTACCCCTGGGTTTAGTCTTTAACAGAGGGGTACCCCTGGGTTTAGTCTTTATAGTAACAGAGGGGTACCCCTGGGTTTAGTCTGTAACAGAGGGGTACCCCTGGGTTTAGTCTTTAACAGAGGGGTACCCCTGGGTTTAGTCTGTAACAGAGGGGTACCCCTGGGTTTAGAGTAAGGGGAGCGTGGGGTAGGATGAGCCAGTGGGTGAGTTGACCCATCCCATGTATTTTGGAAACTACACATCAATTCAGGAAGCCCCCATAATTTATATCTGGCTGTGATGGCGAGAAGCACATGGTAAAGTTGCAGGTAGGTTTTTTTCACAACAAAGTAAGTTAACGTATCCGGTATAATGACTGCTATGTCAAAGCAAATTTATCCATGCGTAAAGATATGTCATACATGTTGATTTGCCACGGTATAAAACCAAGGGAGTAATTTAGCTAAAGATTAGCCTGAATTGTTCAACCAGGCATTTTCCAAAATGGTGGCAGTGGGGCAAAGTGAGCCACGCGATTTGGTGTAAGTTGAGCCAGCCGTTCAACCTGCCCAACCATGATGCACTGAAGTTAAGTTAAGTCTAAAGTATAAAGTGGTATTTCAATGTAGTGTTACGCAACTGATTTGGTTTTTCCTATTTTACACATTGTAGAAAAGCTATAATGcaaagatagagagagcagCTAGCCACTGATGGTGAAAATCCAACAGAGAAGTAACAAAATACAGAAATAGTGCCAGGTTTTATATGGTTTAAAGTCACCGTGGGCGAATAAATAAGGCTATTTGGAAAAGGACTTGAAAAAGTAAATTGTTCAATTTACCCCAAGATGGCTCAACTTACCTCAAAGACTTATGTCTTAAATGCATTGTTATCATTTTGATTGACAGGGGACATCCTGAAACAAAGGTAGATGTCTCATTTGACATCAGTCTTATTTTTGCTTGCCTAGAGGACGACATGAGTAAAAGTTGGCTCATCTTACCCCAATCTCCcctacagacatacagacacacaatattTGCGACACAAAAGTCTTAAAATACAGAGAGAAGATTATGCCGCAACGGtttcgctgctgctgcttcagTGATGGTTTTGACGGTGAATCAATCATTGCTTCATTAGAACCCACTCAGAATCTCAAATGTCTAGAAGGTTGAACTTATTGTTGTTAAATTCTTCGCTATGGGAGACGgaacacatacagtatatccaGTACTCTGTAGTAACAGTACTGTAAAAACGACTTGGTACTTACAGGTGTAGTAACAGTACTGTTACTACATCTGTAAGTACCCTGTGGTAAAAGTCTGACTGTGGTAGCAGTACTGTAGTGACAGTACTTTGTCGGTCATATTTTCAATTTAAAgttaaaatacaacaaatataTCAGATGCATAAATAAGCAGTAGTCcaacggagagggagggaacagGTTCAGTCTGGTCGCTGAACACAAAGGAAGGTGGAGACTTCTCCGTAGCTCCAGTCCAGACAGAGGAGCTCTCACACTCCCCCCATGGGATTGGTCCGTCCCACGATGTGCctgtctgtgattggtccgtcCCACGATGTGCCTGTCTGTGGTTGGCCCATCCCAGGGTGTCTTGGTCGGTGATGGGTCAGTTCCAGGGTGTGCTGGTCTGCGATTGGCCCGTCCCAGGTGTGCtggtctgtgattggtcagttccAGGCCGGCCTCATGTAGGTGGGGATGCACTGACACACCTGTGAGCTGTAGTAGAACCCTCGCGGACATCCTCGCTTGGACTTCCTGCACGGTAACCGATAGCAACTGGAAGAGAGAAGACGTTtgggtgtcagtgtgtgggattgtgtgtgtgtgtgtgtaacctgcatgtgttacctgcaggtgtgtgtgtgtgtttgtgttacctgCAGGTGAttgcgtgtgagtgtttgtaacgtgtgtgttacctacatgtgtgtgtgtgtgtgtgtaacctggGCTGGTtacctgcaggtgtgtgtgtgtgtgtttgttacctgcaggtgtgtgtgtgtgttacctgcaggtgtgtgtgtgtgttacctgcaggtgtgtgtttgtaacctgtgtgtgttacctgcaggtgtgtgtgtgtttgtgttacctgCAGGTGATTGCGTGTGAGTGTtacctgcaggtgtgtgtgtgtgtgtaacctgggtgtgttacctgcaggtgtgtttgtgtgtgtaacctgggtgtgttacctgcaggtgtgtgtgtgtgcgtgtaacctgggtgtgttacctgcaggtgtgtttgtgtgtgtgtgtgtaacctgggtgtgttacctgcaggtgtgtgtgtgtgtgtgtgtgtaacctgggtgtgttacctgcaggtgtgtttgtgtgggtgtgggtgtgttacctgcaggtgtgtgtttgtgtgtgtaacctgggtgtgttacctgcaggtgtgtgtgtgtgtgtgtgtaacctgggtgtgttacctgcaggtgtgtgtgcgtgtgtgtgtgtgtaacctggGTGTGCTAcctgcaggtgtgtttgtgtgtgtgtgtgtgtgtgtgtgtaacctgggtgtgttacctgcaggtgtgtttgtgtgtgtgtgtgtgtgtgtgttacctgcaggtgtgtgtgtgtgtttgtgttacctgcaggtgtgtgtgtgtgtgtgtgtttgtgttacctgcaggtgtgtttgtgtgtgtgtgtgtgtgtgtgtgttacctgcaggtgtgtgtgtgtgtgtgtttgtgttacctgcaggtgtgtgtgtgtgtgtgtgtttgtgttacctgcaggtgtgtttgtgtgtgtgtgttacctgcaggtgtgtgtgttgaacctCTTCCCCTGCCGCAGACAGCTCTGAGGGCTCTCCCGGCACTGGCAGAGGCAGGTGTCCGGGTTCAGGGGCTGGTCGCCAGGGCAACGGGCTGCgcagacacacccacagagCTCCGCCTCCCAGCGCTGGCCAGACGGACAGCCCcgcccctctacctgctcctcacaCTGGCactcacctggacacacacacacacacacacacacacacacacacacacacacacacacacagagacacacacacacacacacagcgccgtgaggcacacacgcacacgcaagatTAAAGGGTGAGTTCTGATCTTTATCAGCTGGTTGATCACTGACAGGGTTCTGGAGGGGGCGGTTCTGGAGGGGGCGGTTCTGGAGGGGGCGGTTCTAGAGGGGGCGGTTCTAGAGGGGGCGGTTCTAGAGGGGGCGGTTCTAGAGGGGGCGGTTCTAGGGGGCGGTTCTAGGGGGCGGTTCTAGAGGGGGCGGTTCTAGAGGGGGCGGTTCTAGGGGGTGGTTCTAGAGGGGGCGGTTCTAGAGGGGGCGGTTCTAGAGGGCGGTTATAAGGGGGCGGTTCTAGAGGGGGCGGTTCAAGTCTCCCAGACTCACAGGTGTCGTGGTCCAGCCTCCAGCCCGGCTCACAGCTGCTGTCCGTCAGGCCGTTgcgacacacgcactcacagctGGCGTCGTCCAGGGCCCGGCGGGGGCCGCACAAGGCCAGGGGCCCCGGGGCAAAGGCGCCTGGAACCACAGCAGCACAAGGTCAGCTCAGGGCCCCGCccctcacagacacaccccACTCAGACACGCCCCTCtctcagacacgccccctcccagacacgccccctcacaCAGACACGCCCCTCTTACGTACCCAGGTCTCTGACCGGGTGGCTACCGTCGTCAGGGACGCACTCGCAGCCTTCGGCATCCCAGAATAGTCCTGGAGAACAGGGAGCCTGCGGAGGGGGGcagctgtccacacacacacacacacacacacacacacacacacacacagtgaactcCCATTCCCCAGGTCACTGTGATGCTCGGTGGCGGGGGGGTTCGGGGGGCTCACAGGGGGGGCGCGTGGCGTCTGATGACGGTCCTCAGCGGACGCTTGCTCACGCATTCACAGGACGTGTGGTTGACGAAGGTCACCGTGACAACCAGACGCTCCATCAGAGGAGAGAGCTCCAGCACCTGGAGGAAGATCACCATTACTAGTACTAGTTAGAGACCGTTAGAACCCCTAACTAGTACTAGTAAGGAGTATTAACTAGTACCGGTTAGTACTCCTAACTAGTACTAGTTAGAGACCGTTAGAACCCTAACTAGTACTAGTAAGGAGTACTAACTAGTACCGGTTAGTACTCCTAACTAGTACTAGTTAGAGTCCGTTATAACCCCTAACTAGTACTAGAAAGGAGTACTAACTAGTACCGTTAGTACTCCTAACTAGTACTAGTCAGAGTCTGTTAGAATCCCTAACTAGTACTAGTAAGGAGTACTAACTAGTACCGGTAAGTATTCCTAACTAGTACTAGTTAGAGTCCGTTAGAACCCCTAGCTAGTACTAGAAAGGAGTACTAACTAGTACCGTTAGTACTCCTAACTAGTACTAGTTAGAGTCCGTTAGAATACCTAACTAGTACTAGTAAGGAGTACTAACTAGTACCAGTTAGTACTCCTAACTAGTACTTGCACTAAACTAAGCAAAAAAGTAAGGAGATTTGTGTTTGGtcgattatttctctgtggtaacaatgctttCTGGCAATCaatcttataccgttggaaagcctgaTTAGTTCCCTTTCATCtggtgccccatttgtaaggaacaggcatttgtgggatgagcagcagagctgaggATGTGGGTTGCGCCCATGAAAAATGTGCCAAATCTTCTCGGCCAATGCCAAATTTATGCTTATTCTGCCAGTGACTcgtttggtgtttggtggatTGGATGACTGAAGCTAGAAGAAACAAGACATATTGGCAAAttaacaatttattcatttcacAACACATTTCTCAACACTTTGAGGTTAAAGTGCACGTGTTTCCGACACCCGCGCTAACGGGCCTGACGGTGAAGTCGGGCCCAGACTCAACCTACATACTCGgcgctgctgctcatcccacaaatgcatgttccttacaaatggggcaccaGATGAAAGGGAACTAAACAGGCTTTCCGACGGTATAAGATTGATTGCtaaaaagcattgttaccacagagaaataatctacCAAACACAAATctccttactttttgtgctaagtTTAGTTAGAGACTGTTAGAACCCCTAACTAGTTCTAGTAAGGAGTACTAACTAGTACCAGTTAGTACTCCTAACTAGTACGAGTAAGAGACCGTTTGCAACCCTTACTAGTGCTAGTTAGAGACTGTAAGTACTCTTAACTAGTACTAGTTTctacccctaactagaacttgTAAGAGACAGTTAGTACCCCTAATTAGTACTAGTTAGTACCCCTAACTAGTACTCCATAGAGACGGTTAGTACCCCTAACTAGTAATAGTAAGAGATGGTTAGCACTCCAGGGTCATGGTCGGGGATCGGGCTCACGGTCTTGTTGACCAGgcggtgggggtcaggggttagggtcgggggtcagaggtcgggggTCAGGCTCACGGTCTTGTTGACCAggcggtgggggtcagggtcgggTCAGAGGTCGGGGATCGGGCTCACGGTCTTGTTGACCAggcggtgggggtcagggtcgggggtCAGAGGTCCGGGGATCGGGCTCACGGTCTTGTTGACCAGgcggtgggggtcaggggtcagggtcgggggtcagaggtcaggctcACGGTCTTGTTGACCAGgcggtgggggtcaggggttagggtcgggggtcagaggtcagaggtcaggctcACGGTCTTGTTGACCAGgcggtgggggtcaggggtcgggggtcagaggtcaggctcACG from Gadus macrocephalus chromosome 4, ASM3116895v1 includes these protein-coding regions:
- the LOC132456528 gene encoding uncharacterized protein LOC132456528 isoform X5; translated protein: MAEEGVTLPELRGLDGRLESLSVKYSRHAPQIDSRAFCADFCKMVEGFCGVQGGPAPQLRVLEVALCYFFRASSFLPPHCDHVQHALSSLALSVFELLLFLDQKEFIQEALPPLTLTLQECHLALARHPNVYLLRLKALLQDGGPWGNGVLQGVLREAEVPQSQVDLFLGSEPPLFLELRVRYLLASGRGQEAAALARRCAAARTPSRQRAFFLQVHLAALCTTERTEQLHKEVCALGGGEVVQVVCGMEQREEEAVLLRLCRAGLRSQLVSGGHAPCLRQLVCVWGALHRRLQTSGPELLEESRQLLQEATDATAIFPFIRVLLEELGDGGLPFCVELCSRALGSGLLPGGAARSLIHKAVAGLLPRDLEVCRACALLVFFQDRSLGAYRTAVRLYSLPDQEYHAEATPVGNHLRFDLLQALKKDLVFDPEFWNVAAIRSHCQKLLSGEEQRAAREEGPEEARCTKEVRPAAPPPPTATAPHRADSRKRPENGTAPKRTRLCRGPALPPGHASLRNKTTRTAPPPRTAPPPRTAAPPPRTAAPPPRTAAPPRASGEFLRRSCWQPGRTNDGLPSGRGEPRRITRYSEKNCPKRRIRTPRWLLEDSGTLEMDARREGKKLRRKRRQQEQQEEQQARALVTRSASAPPRTDAKDKQSLTRHLKGLSLDYLRPASPARVVLELSLPDNELTDIFTEESRMNGLPPALPDPPSPRPPGPPPADRPPRLKHVVIRASDEVSLARQLHCYSRRNKHLAAAAAGEVQSAPSVVTRSSSQAPPTKGRPRVPRSKPLVEMKVTIASHAPVRTRAGQSQLGGRAPAQALSAGSRPADNKASPVGQRPLAPGCTAVKTARSPSPDADTKPSLDDRAREVGPLNARKDLAALQPGDVSEPARTDATADGPAAEARHDAGRHGGDAAACGASDARGHRGEEDLHGLRLLSETVSALAPQSVPEASGEAAEERSLPAQRSPSLGSGPDSPPDRSACSPSAPGSGEAGSGEPRLEHRCSLCDKVFRGKRVAVHAMFHYRRHQCMFCRTPLKHGHLATLHVSEHVDALKRREAEREERGGGRREGSEALRSTGTPPPAGGQRRPRTPLTPAASAARSPSGSRRLRSDGRVSKGSPAPSPGAKVNGHLKGPAPHQQRPPLPVLEDKPATTDPPPSEPPRPPTQTAGRLEAASAVAAETCCPVAGCPWRAALSRSSVALLYHALEAHPRDHAPLRLAFSVFDGQCSVCLRVLWSFQHYRHHVERHRLAPRHPCLHRGCGARFRTAMEMRRHSRRHRPLQAGCCVPGCSRLFICLWALNLHEREHYTTGGDAEARGAADPGARRTGARPDPAQATPARAKGRLKVSERAAEAEPHSEVRAGGSGTRRSPGSRRVQGVQGPAHCPAGPRSAASHKQRRTPSRPRAEPVQPAPVASGNRMRRGLSGRPVKLDTDGHKTKNPPATSTESSTTAAVQKPARKREAGLILAEERQSYHKSRLTSKFHEKSAPLDQEQSAPLDQEQSAPLDQEQSAPLDQEQSAPLDQEQSAPLDQEQLAPLDQEQSSTFDQKESAPLDQEQSAPLDQGQSAPLDQEQSAPLDQEQSAPLDQEESAPLDQEESAPLDQEESAPLDQGQSAPLDQEQSAPLDQEQSAPLDQEQSAPLDQEQSAPFDQEQSAPLDQEQSAPLDQEQSAPLDQEQSVLLDQEQSAPLDQEQSAPLDQKESAPLDQKESAPLDQKESAPLDQKESAPFDQKESAPFDQEESAPFDQEESAPFDQEESAPFDQEESAPFDQEESAPLASKKQEQSSSLTSTEQEQSSSLTSTEQEQSASLTSTEQEQSASLTSTEQEQLAPLDQEQSALLDQEQEQSAPLASVDQEQSAPLDQEQSASPDQEHSGPLDQEQSAPLDQGQSAPLDQGQSAPLDQGQSAPLDQGQSAPLYQEQSAPLDQDQSAPLDSPDQEQLQIHQASKKHKPISAAPKNSDVDLVKKGRVAHLNSGPKTKAASTGNAPESKCRTQTKMKDLKVAKATKTALVPKATKTASVTKATKTASVTKATKASSVTKAKRAPSVAKATKSTAVAKAPKAPSVAKATKARSVAKATEVTAVAKATEVAAVTQTCDVPQEAPATGPSPAGPHQRGAGDGVGYTVLINGAAAVKRRAADEATPPSYRKNYFRAPPTTYLDERFTNMPKRRKHMAMFRSAAARSPEPRAAATRCPSCFSSFLRQDELQAHLRDHRCSGMFGFDSDEDDS